One region of Faecalibacter bovis genomic DNA includes:
- a CDS encoding phospho-sugar mutase has product MSTSLERAQLWLSDAYDAETRNAVQDLIDNNPTELDDSFYRDLEFGTGGMRGIMGVGTNRLNKYTLGAATQGLSNYINEQFPNKEKSVAIAFDVRHNSDTFAKMVADVLTANGIKVYLFDSFRPTPELSFTVRHLGCDAGIVLTASHNPPIYNGYKVYWNDGAQIVPPHDKAIISEVENVKVDEIKFEGNDDLITYIGKEIDEAFINAAVENGSFTNEGKEDVKIVFTSIHGTSVVITPKAFEQAGFTQVHQVAEQAIPSGDFPTVKSPNPEEPEALTMAVDLANEINADIVIGTDPDADRVGVAARDNEGNMVLLNGNQMNTVLAYYLLEKWQEAGKLTGKEFIGSTIVTSDIFYDIAAKFSVDCKVGLTGFKWIADMIRTHEGEQKFIGGGEESFGFMVGDFIRDKDSVTTALLVSEIAAVEKAKGSTLYNKLVDIYIALGKAYQEDLISIVKPGKEGAELIANMMVDFRANSPKELAGSPVIRVKDFQSSIEKDLVSGEEKTIDIPKSNVLIFYTEDGSKVACRPSGTEPKIKYYFSVNAPLRAKEEYKNVQDILLAKIDQLKVDFSK; this is encoded by the coding sequence ATGAGTACAAGTTTAGAAAGAGCTCAATTATGGCTTTCTGATGCATATGATGCAGAAACAAGAAACGCCGTACAAGATTTAATTGATAATAATCCAACAGAATTAGATGATTCATTTTACCGCGACCTAGAGTTTGGAACTGGTGGTATGCGTGGTATTATGGGAGTTGGAACTAATCGTTTAAACAAATATACATTAGGTGCAGCTACGCAAGGATTGTCTAATTATATCAATGAACAATTTCCTAATAAAGAAAAATCAGTTGCAATTGCATTTGACGTGCGTCATAATTCAGACACTTTTGCCAAAATGGTTGCGGATGTTTTAACGGCTAATGGAATCAAAGTTTATTTATTCGATTCTTTTCGTCCTACACCAGAATTATCATTCACAGTTCGTCATTTAGGTTGTGATGCAGGAATCGTTTTAACGGCTTCGCATAATCCACCAATATACAATGGATATAAAGTGTATTGGAATGATGGTGCTCAAATTGTTCCACCACACGATAAAGCAATTATATCAGAGGTAGAAAATGTAAAAGTTGATGAAATTAAATTCGAAGGGAACGACGATTTAATTACATATATAGGTAAAGAAATTGACGAAGCATTTATTAATGCGGCTGTTGAAAACGGTAGTTTTACAAACGAAGGGAAAGAAGATGTTAAAATAGTTTTTACATCTATCCACGGAACATCTGTTGTGATTACTCCAAAAGCTTTTGAACAAGCTGGTTTTACACAAGTTCATCAAGTGGCAGAACAAGCAATTCCAAGTGGTGATTTCCCAACTGTTAAATCTCCAAATCCTGAAGAGCCAGAAGCTTTAACAATGGCTGTTGATTTGGCTAATGAAATCAATGCAGATATAGTAATCGGAACTGATCCGGATGCTGATCGTGTTGGTGTTGCTGCTCGTGACAACGAGGGGAATATGGTATTATTAAACGGGAATCAAATGAATACCGTTTTAGCTTACTATTTATTAGAAAAATGGCAAGAAGCTGGTAAATTAACTGGTAAAGAATTTATTGGTTCTACAATTGTAACATCTGATATTTTTTATGATATAGCAGCTAAATTTAGTGTTGATTGTAAAGTTGGATTAACAGGATTTAAATGGATCGCTGATATGATTCGTACACACGAAGGTGAACAAAAATTCATTGGTGGAGGTGAAGAGTCATTCGGATTTATGGTTGGTGATTTTATTCGTGATAAAGATTCAGTAACAACTGCTTTATTAGTATCTGAAATTGCTGCCGTAGAAAAAGCTAAAGGAAGTACGTTGTACAATAAATTAGTGGATATCTATATTGCTTTAGGTAAGGCTTATCAAGAAGATCTAATTTCGATTGTTAAACCAGGGAAAGAAGGAGCAGAATTAATCGCAAATATGATGGTTGATTTCCGTGCTAATTCGCCTAAAGAATTAGCTGGATCTCCTGTAATCCGAGTAAAAGATTTCCAATCTTCGATTGAAAAAGATTTAGTTTCTGGTGAAGAAAAAACTATTGATATACCAAAATCTAACGTTTTAATTTTTTACACGGAAGATGGAAGTAAAGTAGCTTGTCGTCCTTCTGGAACTGAACCTAAAATTAAATATTACTTTTCTGTAAACGCACCTTTAAGAGCTAAAGAAGAGTATAAAAATGTACAAGATATTTTATTAGCTAAAATTGATCAATTAAAAGTTGATTTTAGTAAATAG
- a CDS encoding inorganic phosphate transporter, whose amino-acid sequence MGLTILFIVIALAIIFDFINGFHDAANSIATVVTTKVLSPIQAIIWAAFFNFVAFFIAKFIIGEFGVADTISKIIKEDIVTSFGANPSVVIMAALLAAITWNLLTWKLGIPSSSSHTLIGGLAGGALASTGFDFSSINIEIILTIVAFIFVAPVIGLLAGNIISIITLNICRNAKPHNADTWFKRLQLVSSALLSIGHGLNDSQKVMGVITFALLANQSAIIDTDMSSWYLNDVFNWKEWFITENSTDIHDWVPIVCFSAIAIGTLGGGMKILKTMGNKITKITPIEGFTAQTASAVTLFFTEHIKMPVSTTHVITGSIIGVGMVKRFSAVRWGVTISLLWAWVLTIPISALIATAFYYFLILFF is encoded by the coding sequence ATGGGCCTTACAATTTTATTCATAGTCATCGCATTAGCCATTATCTTTGACTTTATCAATGGTTTTCACGATGCCGCAAACTCTATTGCAACTGTAGTTACAACTAAAGTTTTATCCCCTATTCAGGCAATTATTTGGGCTGCCTTCTTTAATTTCGTTGCATTTTTTATTGCAAAATTTATAATTGGTGAATTTGGAGTTGCCGATACTATTTCCAAAATTATCAAAGAAGATATTGTAACATCCTTTGGAGCGAATCCTTCAGTAGTTATAATGGCAGCATTACTTGCAGCTATTACATGGAACTTATTAACATGGAAATTAGGAATTCCGTCATCATCATCTCATACATTAATTGGTGGATTAGCTGGTGGAGCATTAGCATCAACAGGCTTTGATTTTTCATCCATTAATATCGAAATCATTCTCACAATTGTGGCGTTTATATTCGTTGCTCCAGTAATTGGATTATTAGCAGGAAATATCATTAGTATAATTACTCTTAATATTTGTCGTAATGCAAAACCGCATAATGCAGATACTTGGTTCAAAAGGCTACAATTAGTCTCATCAGCATTATTAAGTATTGGTCATGGATTAAATGATTCACAGAAAGTGATGGGTGTTATTACATTTGCTCTTTTAGCTAACCAATCGGCAATTATAGATACTGATATGAGTTCTTGGTACTTGAATGATGTATTCAATTGGAAAGAATGGTTTATAACAGAGAATAGCACTGATATTCACGATTGGGTTCCGATTGTATGTTTTTCTGCCATTGCAATTGGAACATTAGGTGGAGGAATGAAAATCTTAAAAACTATGGGTAATAAGATCACTAAAATTACACCTATCGAAGGGTTTACAGCTCAAACTGCATCTGCTGTTACTTTATTCTTCACAGAACATATTAAAATGCCTGTTTCAACTACACACGTTATTACGGGGTCGATTATTGGTGTAGGAATGGTAAAACGTTTTTCAGCCGTGCGTTGGGGTGTAACAATAAGTTTATTGTGGGCTTGGGTATTAACTATTCCGATCTCTGCATTAATAGCAACTGCATTTTATTATTTCTTAATCCTATTCTTTTAA
- a CDS encoding inorganic phosphate transporter, which yields MINDVIEIISGMMNSKAGWFLLVIIFLAFVFDYINGFHDAANSIATIVATKVLTPFQAVLWAAAFNFAAYFISVYWIGEFKIGNTIAKSVNENFITLEVILAGIIAAITWNLITWKFGIPSSSSHTLIGGFIGAALTHSFMNPDLGSIMDVVVYNKVLPIFAFIFLAPFIGMVLSSILTIIILHICKNAKPAVAEWWFKKLQLVSSALFSLGHGMNDAQKVMGIIGAAVIFYHLNVDFDQAYVDAEDKFGYFVDHWGWVPITSFIIIGLGTMAGGWKIIKTMGSKITKVTPLEGVASETAGAMTLYISEHFGIPVSTTHTITGSIIGVGMTKRVSAVRWGVTISLLWAWILTIPVSAIIAGLVYLVIGIF from the coding sequence ATGATTAATGATGTTATAGAAATCATTAGCGGTATGATGAATTCTAAAGCTGGTTGGTTTTTATTAGTAATTATCTTCTTAGCTTTCGTATTCGATTACATCAATGGATTTCACGATGCTGCTAACTCCATTGCAACAATTGTTGCAACAAAAGTTTTAACTCCTTTCCAAGCTGTATTATGGGCTGCTGCATTTAACTTTGCTGCTTATTTTATATCAGTTTATTGGATTGGTGAATTTAAAATTGGTAACACAATTGCAAAATCCGTTAATGAAAACTTCATTACACTTGAAGTTATTTTAGCTGGTATTATTGCTGCCATTACTTGGAACTTGATTACATGGAAATTTGGTATTCCGTCATCATCATCACATACTTTAATCGGTGGATTTATTGGAGCTGCATTAACGCACTCATTCATGAATCCAGATTTAGGTTCAATTATGGATGTTGTTGTCTACAATAAAGTATTACCAATTTTCGCATTCATTTTCCTAGCACCATTTATCGGAATGGTCTTATCTAGTATTTTAACTATTATCATCCTTCACATTTGCAAGAATGCTAAACCAGCTGTTGCTGAATGGTGGTTCAAAAAATTACAATTAGTTTCTTCTGCCTTATTCTCTTTAGGACATGGTATGAATGATGCACAAAAAGTAATGGGTATCATTGGTGCTGCAGTTATCTTCTACCACTTAAATGTAGATTTTGATCAAGCATATGTAGATGCTGAAGATAAATTTGGATACTTTGTTGATCATTGGGGATGGGTACCAATTACATCTTTCATCATTATCGGTTTAGGTACGATGGCAGGTGGTTGGAAAATCATCAAAACGATGGGATCTAAAATTACAAAAGTAACTCCATTAGAAGGTGTAGCTTCTGAAACTGCTGGAGCGATGACTTTATACATCTCTGAACACTTCGGAATTCCTGTTTCTACAACACATACAATTACTGGTTCTATCATCGGTGTTGGTATGACGAAACGTGTCTCTGCGGTACGATGGGGAGTAACAATTAGTTTATTATGGGCTTGGATTTTAACAATTCCTGTTTCAGCCATAATCGCTGGATTAGTTTACTTAGTAATTGGAATTTTCTAA
- a CDS encoding DUF47 domain-containing protein: MSVNSFFKLFTPRDKTFFPLFEESSKSLVELAELLHECVNAPLEEREDYFAQIANLESKIEFLTQKTNLELGRNFITPFDREDIYSLIKAIDYVADNLNGAANRIKIYQVEKITKSIRKITAVNLEACQLIVEGIDNIKDFKDLNRVFEICERINKLENKSDRIFDKAVQEIFENETDAKNIIKYKEVLSSLESATDKCKSVANVLEAVAVKHS; the protein is encoded by the coding sequence ATGTCAGTAAATTCATTTTTTAAATTATTTACACCAAGGGATAAAACTTTCTTCCCTTTGTTTGAAGAATCTTCTAAATCATTAGTTGAATTAGCAGAATTATTACATGAATGTGTTAACGCACCTTTAGAGGAGCGTGAAGACTATTTCGCTCAAATTGCTAATTTAGAAAGTAAAATTGAGTTCTTAACTCAAAAAACAAATTTAGAATTAGGAAGAAACTTTATCACTCCATTTGACAGAGAAGATATTTACTCTTTAATAAAAGCAATTGATTATGTTGCTGACAACTTAAATGGAGCAGCTAACCGTATTAAAATTTACCAAGTAGAGAAAATTACAAAATCTATCCGTAAAATTACAGCTGTTAATTTAGAAGCTTGTCAATTAATCGTTGAAGGTATTGATAACATTAAAGACTTTAAAGACTTGAACAGAGTTTTTGAAATCTGTGAGCGTATCAATAAATTAGAAAACAAATCTGATCGTATTTTTGATAAAGCAGTTCAAGAAATTTTCGAAAACGAAACTGATGCTAAAAACATCATTAAATATAAAGAAGTTTTATCTTCATTAGAGTCTGCAACTGACAAATGTAAAAGTGTTGCAAACGTTTTAGAAGCTGTGGCTGTTAAACATTCTTAA
- the rpsL gene encoding 30S ribosomal protein S12: MPTIQQLVRKGRKKLTKKSKSAALESCPQRRGVCTRVYTTTPKKPNSAMRKVARVRLTNGKEVNAYIGGEGHNLQEHSIVLVRGGRVKDLPGVRYHIVRGALDTAGVNGRTQRRSKYGAKRPKDAKK; encoded by the coding sequence ATGCCAACAATTCAACAATTAGTTCGAAAAGGTAGAAAAAAACTAACTAAGAAGAGTAAATCGGCTGCTTTAGAGTCATGTCCACAACGCCGCGGTGTTTGTACACGTGTTTACACAACTACTCCAAAGAAACCTAACTCAGCAATGCGTAAAGTTGCTCGTGTTAGATTAACAAATGGAAAAGAAGTTAACGCGTACATCGGTGGTGAGGGGCATAACTTACAAGAGCACTCGATAGTATTGGTTAGAGGAGGAAGAGTTAAAGACTTACCAGGTGTTCGTTACCACATTGTACGTGGAGCATTAGACACAGCAGGAGTAAACGGACGTACTCAGCGTAGAAGTAAGTATGGAGCGAAACGTCCTAAAGACGCTAAAAAATAA
- the rpsG gene encoding 30S ribosomal protein S7 has protein sequence MRKTRAKKRPLLPDPKFNDQLVTRFVNNLMYDGKKSVAFKIFYDALEIVDSRKEDAEKTSLDIWKEALSNVMPHVEVRSRRVGGATFQIPMEIRPDRKISTAMKWLISYSRKRNEKSMAQKLAGEIIAAAKEEGSAVKKRQDTHKMAEANKAFSHFRF, from the coding sequence ATGAGAAAGACAAGAGCTAAAAAAAGACCTTTACTTCCAGATCCTAAATTTAACGATCAGTTAGTTACACGTTTCGTAAACAACTTAATGTACGATGGTAAGAAATCTGTTGCATTCAAAATTTTTTATGATGCATTAGAAATCGTTGATTCTCGTAAAGAAGATGCTGAAAAAACTTCGTTAGATATTTGGAAAGAAGCATTATCAAATGTAATGCCTCACGTAGAAGTACGTTCTCGCCGTGTTGGTGGAGCTACATTCCAAATTCCAATGGAAATCCGTCCAGATCGTAAGATCTCTACTGCAATGAAGTGGTTAATTTCTTATTCACGTAAGCGTAATGAGAAATCTATGGCACAAAAATTAGCAGGTGAAATCATCGCTGCTGCTAAAGAAGAAGGTTCTGCTGTTAAAAAACGTCAGGATACTCACAAAATGGCAGAAGCTAATAAAGCGTTCTCACACTTTAGATTCTAG